One part of the Anaeromyxobacter sp. Fw109-5 genome encodes these proteins:
- a CDS encoding helix-turn-helix domain-containing protein — translation MPGLADKFAVNLKSERLRRKLSQEALAAKAGLSVSYISMLERGQRTPPLDTLESLAKALAVSPTSLLS, via the coding sequence ATGCCTGGTCTCGCAGACAAGTTCGCCGTGAACCTCAAGAGCGAGCGGCTCCGCCGCAAGCTCTCCCAGGAGGCCCTCGCCGCCAAGGCAGGCCTCTCGGTCTCCTACATCTCCATGCTCGAGCGCGGGCAGCGCACGCCGCCGCTCGACACGCTCGAGTCGCTCGCAAAGGCGCTGGCCGTCTCGCCGACCTCTCTGCTCTCCTGA